The following proteins are co-located in the Vibrio astriarenae genome:
- a CDS encoding exonuclease SbcCD subunit D, translating into MKFIHTSDWHLGRQFHNVSLLDDQKAVLSDFIQYLKANPVDAVVIAGDIYDRSVPPTSAITLMTQTLDKICHDLATPVIVIPGNHDGAQRLGFAAQQMKESGLHIISDFDVMMKPVIIHTETAGEVAFYGMPYNDPEQVRHHYQQPISSHDEAHQWLCEQILSAANTTQKNVLISHCFVDGAMESDSERPLSIGGSDRVNSEHFKAFDYVALGHLHQPQKKGAEHIRYSGSLMKYSFSEQHQKKGMTLVELDEQGFKSATHIDFTAPHQMRIIEGELEQLLEVGKTDPHADDYLLVRLMDQHAILDPMDKLRAVYPNVLHLEKPGMLMGIEQEVGRAKLARGELDMFKDFFNEVQKTGLTEAQDQAIQSVIEQINKSKGQVE; encoded by the coding sequence ATGAAATTTATCCATACCTCAGATTGGCACCTTGGTCGCCAGTTTCACAATGTGTCGTTGCTCGATGACCAAAAAGCGGTATTGAGTGACTTTATACAGTACCTAAAAGCAAACCCAGTTGATGCAGTAGTTATTGCTGGTGATATCTATGACCGCTCGGTTCCCCCGACTTCAGCAATCACCTTGATGACCCAAACGCTCGACAAAATATGTCACGATCTAGCGACTCCTGTGATTGTGATTCCGGGTAATCATGATGGTGCTCAGCGCCTAGGGTTTGCGGCTCAACAAATGAAAGAGTCTGGCCTGCACATCATTAGTGATTTTGATGTCATGATGAAACCTGTGATTATCCACACAGAAACTGCTGGAGAGGTGGCTTTCTACGGTATGCCATACAATGATCCCGAACAGGTGCGTCACCACTATCAGCAGCCGATATCAAGCCATGATGAGGCGCATCAATGGCTGTGTGAGCAGATTCTTTCAGCTGCGAATACCACACAGAAAAATGTGCTCATAAGCCACTGCTTTGTTGATGGCGCAATGGAGTCAGATTCCGAGAGACCACTCTCTATTGGTGGTTCTGATAGAGTGAATAGCGAGCACTTTAAGGCGTTTGATTATGTTGCGTTGGGGCATCTGCATCAGCCGCAGAAAAAGGGCGCAGAGCATATTCGTTATAGTGGCTCTTTGATGAAATACAGCTTCTCAGAGCAACACCAGAAGAAAGGCATGACGCTGGTGGAGTTAGATGAGCAGGGCTTTAAAAGTGCGACGCATATCGACTTTACCGCGCCCCATCAAATGCGCATTATCGAGGGAGAGCTTGAGCAATTGCTTGAAGTAGGGAAAACAGATCCACATGCTGACGATTACCTTCTTGTTCGCTTGATGGACCAACACGCCATTCTAGATCCAATGGATAAGCTTCGAGCGGTATACCCGAATGTTCTTCATTTGGAAAAGCCGGGGATGCTGATGGGTATCGAACAAGAAGTTGGTCGAGCAAAGCTTGCACGAGGTGAGTTGGATATGTT
- a CDS encoding bifunctional metallophosphatase/5'-nucleotidase — MSEKRHKPVRMTVAHINDTHSYFEPTSLQLHLNHIEPPIEPYVSAGGFARIATRTEQLREQAKQDERGFLFLHAGDCFQGTLYFSLFKGRANADMLNAIKLDAMTLGNHELDLGNDPVSDFINRIHFPLLCGNWDLSQERKTKPKRIGSKSGVYSYDPMENCASWITKIIDGKPVAIFGLSIDKMADIANPDPDTPFLPALEVAKNTVKAIQRAGINKIILLSHLGYEQDKWLAEEVEGIGLIIGGHSHRLQGDFSALGFEKDEAYGQYISGTYVVQAGYHSLSMGHCHIEFDEQGKVVKFEGQNELLFGRRVFLDASLSEPKNDLQYQQACDWIKSQSNVVICKKDPKVQAVLREKYMPRVKALSEQVVAVLNQPLRHVRLPDEEGGSELAPMVAESFLFMMRRLGHDVQFAMHNAGGVRSSLHAGSVSVADISGKLLPFAVPIGVYRINGLALAACIEGAIDNATNNGVEGTGSGSYPYTSRLRFEYTATAEKGQRVTHLEIRDDHGVWQPVEENRIYTGTSSAYTMKGKEGYDAILEQEPGSIVTTVSMAECFAEYLQEGYSADLSVRCQP, encoded by the coding sequence ATGAGCGAAAAACGCCATAAGCCCGTTAGAATGACGGTTGCACATATTAACGACACCCATTCCTATTTTGAACCGACCTCGCTACAGCTTCACCTAAATCATATTGAGCCACCTATCGAGCCCTATGTTAGCGCAGGAGGTTTTGCTCGCATTGCAACGAGAACAGAGCAACTGAGAGAGCAGGCAAAACAAGATGAGCGTGGCTTTTTATTTTTGCATGCAGGTGACTGCTTTCAAGGCACTCTGTATTTTTCGTTGTTTAAAGGTCGAGCGAATGCCGACATGCTTAATGCGATAAAGCTAGATGCTATGACTTTGGGTAATCATGAACTGGATCTTGGTAATGATCCGGTTTCAGATTTTATTAATCGCATTCATTTTCCTTTGCTTTGCGGCAACTGGGACTTGTCACAAGAGAGAAAGACCAAACCGAAACGCATTGGCAGCAAGTCTGGGGTATATAGCTATGACCCTATGGAAAACTGTGCGTCATGGATTACCAAAATAATCGACGGGAAACCCGTTGCGATCTTTGGCTTGTCCATAGATAAGATGGCTGACATAGCTAACCCTGATCCTGATACACCATTTTTACCTGCTCTAGAAGTAGCGAAAAACACCGTCAAAGCAATCCAACGAGCTGGCATCAATAAGATCATTCTGCTGAGTCACCTAGGCTATGAACAAGACAAATGGTTGGCGGAAGAAGTTGAAGGCATTGGCTTGATTATTGGTGGGCACAGCCATCGACTACAGGGAGACTTCTCTGCGCTCGGATTTGAAAAAGACGAAGCGTATGGTCAGTACATATCAGGTACCTACGTCGTTCAAGCCGGCTATCACTCATTGTCCATGGGCCACTGCCATATTGAGTTTGACGAGCAAGGAAAGGTCGTTAAGTTTGAAGGTCAGAATGAGCTGCTGTTTGGTCGTCGTGTTTTTCTAGACGCCAGTTTGAGTGAGCCGAAAAATGATCTGCAGTATCAACAAGCGTGTGACTGGATTAAGTCACAGAGCAACGTTGTTATCTGTAAAAAGGACCCGAAAGTTCAGGCTGTGCTGCGTGAAAAATATATGCCACGGGTCAAGGCACTTTCTGAGCAGGTGGTGGCGGTTTTGAACCAGCCTCTACGCCATGTTCGTTTGCCTGATGAAGAAGGAGGAAGTGAGCTTGCGCCCATGGTGGCCGAGTCGTTTCTGTTTATGATGCGCCGCCTAGGTCATGATGTTCAATTTGCGATGCACAATGCCGGTGGTGTACGTAGCTCACTGCATGCGGGAAGTGTTTCCGTTGCCGACATTTCCGGAAAACTTTTGCCTTTTGCCGTTCCCATTGGCGTGTATCGTATTAATGGTCTTGCGCTTGCCGCCTGTATTGAGGGGGCAATAGACAATGCGACCAATAATGGTGTTGAAGGCACGGGCTCGGGTTCTTACCCTTACACGAGCCGACTGCGCTTTGAATACACGGCCACAGCAGAGAAGGGCCAACGAGTCACCCATCTGGAGATAAGAGATGATCATGGTGTTTGGCAACCTGTTGAAGAGAATAGGATTTATACTGGGACTTCTTCGGCATATACCATGAAAGGCAAAGAGGGTTACGATGCAATTTTAGAGCAAGAACCGGGCTCTATTGTGACTACTGTATCGATGGCTGAGTGTTTTGCAGAGTATTTGCAAGAAGGGTACTCAGCTGACTTATCAGTACGTTGTCAGCCTTGA
- a CDS encoding ATP-dependent endonuclease gives MQLDRIEVSGFRGIKRLSLQFDELTTLIGENTWGKSSLLDALSIALPASGELYQFEMVDFHVDYAIAHPQTQHLQIVLSFIANDDVETRAGRYRKIKPVWVKDSDDKNRIYYRISASRDGYDITTRYAFLDAQGEALPLHHSEKLAQELMSLHPVIRLRDARRYSRVNNGNDTNTRAEKRIHNTYRRLLAVPGHVNKGEIKSSLNTMNDLVEHYFSFKHNGNRNPRKPRDGLFHSSPSDKTLSQTILESNSKQTRLLMLGLLNAYLQAKGPTNLRRCARPLLLIEDPEGRLHPTHLARAWSLLQLLPMQKILTTNSSELLGQVPIHSIRRLVRQSDRTVARYLKDTRLTQDELRRIGFHIRFHRSGALFARCWLLVEGETEVWLFNEIANICGYNLAAEGVQIIEFAQSGLKSLIKVAKAFDIDWHVVTDGDQAGKKYAATVLAMLGDEKERHRLTELPDRDIEHFLYQNGFEQFFRQMVKIPPEHPIAAKKVVHKVLKKKAKPDLALAIVGHCESEGAECIPLLLRWTLKRVVTMANGNT, from the coding sequence ATGCAGCTAGACCGAATAGAGGTGTCAGGGTTTCGTGGTATCAAACGCCTATCACTGCAGTTCGATGAGCTCACCACTCTGATTGGTGAGAATACTTGGGGTAAGTCTTCACTCCTTGATGCGCTCTCTATCGCATTGCCCGCCTCTGGCGAGTTATACCAATTTGAAATGGTGGATTTTCACGTTGATTACGCCATTGCACACCCTCAAACCCAGCACCTGCAAATCGTACTCTCTTTTATCGCCAACGATGATGTTGAAACACGGGCAGGTCGCTATCGTAAAATCAAACCTGTGTGGGTGAAAGACAGTGACGACAAAAACCGAATTTACTATCGCATAAGCGCAAGTCGAGACGGCTACGACATTACGACACGTTACGCCTTTTTAGACGCGCAAGGGGAGGCTCTGCCCCTTCATCACAGCGAAAAACTAGCGCAGGAGCTGATGTCCCTGCATCCAGTCATACGGTTAAGAGATGCGCGGCGGTATAGCCGAGTCAATAATGGCAACGATACGAATACGAGAGCAGAGAAGCGCATACACAATACCTATCGTCGACTGCTTGCGGTCCCCGGTCATGTCAATAAAGGTGAGATAAAAAGTAGTCTCAATACCATGAATGACTTGGTTGAGCACTACTTCTCTTTTAAACACAATGGCAATCGTAACCCTAGGAAGCCGCGCGACGGATTATTCCACAGTAGTCCCAGTGATAAGACGCTCTCTCAAACCATTTTAGAGTCCAACAGTAAGCAAACCCGATTGTTAATGCTAGGTTTACTCAACGCTTACCTACAGGCTAAAGGACCCACTAACCTTCGCCGCTGTGCTCGCCCTTTGCTTCTCATCGAAGACCCCGAAGGTCGTTTACACCCAACTCATCTCGCTCGTGCATGGAGTTTGTTGCAACTCCTACCGATGCAAAAAATCCTCACCACCAATAGTTCCGAGCTACTTGGGCAAGTGCCTATTCACTCCATCAGGCGTTTGGTGCGTCAATCTGATCGTACTGTCGCTCGCTACCTCAAAGACACACGCCTAACCCAAGATGAACTAAGGCGGATTGGTTTTCATATCCGTTTTCATCGCTCAGGTGCGCTCTTTGCTCGCTGCTGGCTGTTAGTAGAGGGAGAGACCGAAGTTTGGCTATTTAATGAAATCGCTAACATCTGCGGCTATAACCTTGCCGCTGAGGGCGTCCAGATCATAGAGTTTGCTCAGTCGGGGTTAAAATCACTGATTAAAGTCGCCAAAGCGTTTGATATTGATTGGCATGTTGTCACTGACGGCGATCAAGCAGGTAAAAAGTACGCTGCAACGGTACTTGCCATGCTGGGTGATGAAAAAGAGCGTCATCGACTCACGGAGTTACCAGACAGAGACATTGAACACTTCCTCTATCAAAATGGCTTTGAGCAGTTCTTCCGCCAAATGGTGAAAATACCTCCCGAGCATCCCATTGCGGCCAAGAAAGTCGTTCACAAAGTACTAAAGAAAAAAGCGAAGCCAGATCTGGCGTTAGCCATCGTTGGTCACTGTGAGAGCGAAGGCGCAGAGTGTATACCCCTTCTCCTGCGTTGGACTCTAAAACGGGTGGTCACCATGGCTAACGGAAATACCTAG